In Aquila chrysaetos chrysaetos chromosome 2, bAquChr1.4, whole genome shotgun sequence, the following are encoded in one genomic region:
- the ESR2 gene encoding estrogen receptor beta isoform X2, whose amino-acid sequence MDEYLNNSLQSCFKMSLCASSHKDFSQLLPLQDIGCNKTEIKNSPAGIMSPVPYSCNQSTLTAEHSPVYVPSSYMENRHEYSAMAFCSPAMMSYNITSHFGDSESASVRQASSPSALWSAPGHASPLTLHCQSSLLYAEQPKSPWYEARPMEPVLPLTREPLKRKTNGNDCTSPIANNPGSKRDAHFCAVCSDYASGYHYGVWSCEGCKAFFKRSIQGHNDYICPATNQCTIDKNRRKSCQACRLRKCYEVGMMKCGSRRERCGYRILRSHRNSEDQVHCIGKAKKYNETATRVKEILLSTVSPEQFVLTLLEAEPPNVLVSRPSKPFTEASMMMSLTKLADKELVHMIGWAKKIPGFIDLSLYDQVRLLESCWMEVLMVGLMWRSIDHPGKLIFAPDLVLDRDEGKCVEGILEIFDMLLAMTSRFRELKLQHKEYLCVKAMILLNSSMFPLSAEEPESNRKLHHLLNVVTDALVWVIAKSGIPSQQQTTRLANLLMLLSHIRHASNKGMEHLLSMKCKNVVPVYDLLLEMLNAHTLRGQRKPPVTHPEFGPLEQMETGDSLQNGAAQ is encoded by the exons GATGAATATTTAAACAACAGTCTTCAGTCTTGCTTCAAAATGTCCCTGTGTGCATCTTCTCACAAGGACTTTTCTCAGTTGCTGCCACTTCAGGATATTGGatgcaataaaacagaaattaaaaactcaCCCGCTGGTATCATGTCTCCAGTTCCCTACAGCTGTAATCAGTCCACATTGACAGCAGAACACAGTCCAGTCTATGTTCCCTCATCTTACATGGAAAACAGACATGAATATTCTGCAATGGCATTCTGCAGTCCTGCAATGATGAGTTACAACATTACCAGCCATTTTGGTGATTCAGAGAGTGCATCTGTGAGGCAAGCATCAAGCCCCAGTGCATTATGGTCTGCTCCTGGCCATGCCTCCCCCCTGACATTGCATTGTCAGTCATCACTTCTGTATGCAGAGCAGCCAAAGAGTCCGTGGTATGAAGCAAGACCGATGGAGCCAGTGCTACCTCTGACCAG agaaccattaaaaagaaaaactaatggCAATGACTGTACAAGCCCAATTGCAAATAATCCTGGCTCAAAAAGGGATGCCCACTTCTGTGCAGTCTGCAGTGACTATGCTTCAGGATACCACTATGGGGTCTGGTCATGTGAAGGCTGCAAAGCATTCTTTAAAAGAAGTATTCAAG GACATAACGATTACATCTGCCCAGCTACCAATCAATGCACAATAGACAAAAACAGGCGCAAAAGCTGCCAAGCGTGCCGGCTGCGGAAATGTTATGAAGTGGGAATGATGAAATGTG GCTCAAGAAGGGAACGTTGTGGATATCGGATCCTGCGTAGCCATCGTAATTCAGAAGATCAGGTGCATTGCATTGGCAAAGCCAAGAAATACAATGAGACGGCAACCCGCGTAAAAGAGATCCTGCTCAGCACAGTCAGTCCGGAGCAGTTTGTTTTAACACTACTTGAAGCGGAGCCTCCCAATGTGTTGGTGAGTCGTCCCAGCAAACCATTCACGGAGGCCTCCATGATGATGTCCCTGACAAAACTGGCAGACAAAGAGCTGGTTCACATGATTGGTTGGGCCAAAAAAATTCCTG GCTTCATTGATCTCAGCCTTTATGACCAAGTAAGACTCTTGGAGAGCTGCTGGATGGAAGTTTTAATGGTTGGTTTGATGTGGAGATCAATTGACCATCCTGGGAAACTAATTTTTGCACCAGACCTTGTACTAGACAG GGATGAGGGGAAATGCGTAGAGGGAATTTTGGAGATCTTTGATATGCTCCTGGCCATGACCTCAAGGTTCCGAGAGCTGAAACTCCAGCACAAGGAGTATCTGTGTGTCAAGGCAATGATCCTCCTCAATTCCA GCATGTTTCCCTTGTCAGCAGAAGAACCTGAAAGCAACAGGAAGCTGCATCACCTGCTTAATGTAGTCACCGATGCTTTGGTGTGGGTTATTGCAAAGAGTGGAATCCCCTCGCAGCAGCAGACAACTCGTCTGGCCAATTTGTTGATGCTCCTCTCTCACATCAGACACGCAAG tAACAAGGGAATGGAGCATCTCCTCAGCATGAAGTGTAAAAATGTGGTCCCAGTGTATGACTTGCTGCTGGAGATGTTGAATGCGCACACTCTCCGAGGGCAAAGGAAGCCCCCAGTCACACATCCCGAATTTGGCCCGTTAGAACAAATGGAGACTGGGGACAGTCTGCAAAACGGGGCAGCCCAGTAA
- the ESR2 gene encoding estrogen receptor beta isoform X3, producing the protein MENRHEYSAMAFCSPAMMSYNITSHFGDSESASVRQASSPSALWSAPGHASPLTLHCQSSLLYAEQPKSPWYEARPMEPVLPLTREPLKRKTNGNDCTSPIANNPGSKRDAHFCAVCSDYASGYHYGVWSCEGCKAFFKRSIQGHNDYICPATNQCTIDKNRRKSCQACRLRKCYEVGMMKCGSRRERCGYRILRSHRNSEDQVHCIGKAKKYNETATRVKEILLSTVSPEQFVLTLLEAEPPNVLVSRPSKPFTEASMMMSLTKLADKELVHMIGWAKKIPGFIDLSLYDQVRLLESCWMEVLMVGLMWRSIDHPGKLIFAPDLVLDRDEGKCVEGILEIFDMLLAMTSRFRELKLQHKEYLCVKAMILLNSSMFPLSAEEPESNRKLHHLLNVVTDALVWVIAKSGIPSQQQTTRLANLLMLLSHIRHASNKGMEHLLSMKCKNVVPVYDLLLEMLNAHTLRGQRKPPVTHPEFGPLEQMETGDSLQNGAAQ; encoded by the exons ATGGAAAACAGACATGAATATTCTGCAATGGCATTCTGCAGTCCTGCAATGATGAGTTACAACATTACCAGCCATTTTGGTGATTCAGAGAGTGCATCTGTGAGGCAAGCATCAAGCCCCAGTGCATTATGGTCTGCTCCTGGCCATGCCTCCCCCCTGACATTGCATTGTCAGTCATCACTTCTGTATGCAGAGCAGCCAAAGAGTCCGTGGTATGAAGCAAGACCGATGGAGCCAGTGCTACCTCTGACCAG agaaccattaaaaagaaaaactaatggCAATGACTGTACAAGCCCAATTGCAAATAATCCTGGCTCAAAAAGGGATGCCCACTTCTGTGCAGTCTGCAGTGACTATGCTTCAGGATACCACTATGGGGTCTGGTCATGTGAAGGCTGCAAAGCATTCTTTAAAAGAAGTATTCAAG GACATAACGATTACATCTGCCCAGCTACCAATCAATGCACAATAGACAAAAACAGGCGCAAAAGCTGCCAAGCGTGCCGGCTGCGGAAATGTTATGAAGTGGGAATGATGAAATGTG GCTCAAGAAGGGAACGTTGTGGATATCGGATCCTGCGTAGCCATCGTAATTCAGAAGATCAGGTGCATTGCATTGGCAAAGCCAAGAAATACAATGAGACGGCAACCCGCGTAAAAGAGATCCTGCTCAGCACAGTCAGTCCGGAGCAGTTTGTTTTAACACTACTTGAAGCGGAGCCTCCCAATGTGTTGGTGAGTCGTCCCAGCAAACCATTCACGGAGGCCTCCATGATGATGTCCCTGACAAAACTGGCAGACAAAGAGCTGGTTCACATGATTGGTTGGGCCAAAAAAATTCCTG GCTTCATTGATCTCAGCCTTTATGACCAAGTAAGACTCTTGGAGAGCTGCTGGATGGAAGTTTTAATGGTTGGTTTGATGTGGAGATCAATTGACCATCCTGGGAAACTAATTTTTGCACCAGACCTTGTACTAGACAG GGATGAGGGGAAATGCGTAGAGGGAATTTTGGAGATCTTTGATATGCTCCTGGCCATGACCTCAAGGTTCCGAGAGCTGAAACTCCAGCACAAGGAGTATCTGTGTGTCAAGGCAATGATCCTCCTCAATTCCA GCATGTTTCCCTTGTCAGCAGAAGAACCTGAAAGCAACAGGAAGCTGCATCACCTGCTTAATGTAGTCACCGATGCTTTGGTGTGGGTTATTGCAAAGAGTGGAATCCCCTCGCAGCAGCAGACAACTCGTCTGGCCAATTTGTTGATGCTCCTCTCTCACATCAGACACGCAAG tAACAAGGGAATGGAGCATCTCCTCAGCATGAAGTGTAAAAATGTGGTCCCAGTGTATGACTTGCTGCTGGAGATGTTGAATGCGCACACTCTCCGAGGGCAAAGGAAGCCCCCAGTCACACATCCCGAATTTGGCCCGTTAGAACAAATGGAGACTGGGGACAGTCTGCAAAACGGGGCAGCCCAGTAA
- the ESR2 gene encoding estrogen receptor beta isoform X1, translating into MRSKKDEYLNNSLQSCFKMSLCASSHKDFSQLLPLQDIGCNKTEIKNSPAGIMSPVPYSCNQSTLTAEHSPVYVPSSYMENRHEYSAMAFCSPAMMSYNITSHFGDSESASVRQASSPSALWSAPGHASPLTLHCQSSLLYAEQPKSPWYEARPMEPVLPLTREPLKRKTNGNDCTSPIANNPGSKRDAHFCAVCSDYASGYHYGVWSCEGCKAFFKRSIQGHNDYICPATNQCTIDKNRRKSCQACRLRKCYEVGMMKCGSRRERCGYRILRSHRNSEDQVHCIGKAKKYNETATRVKEILLSTVSPEQFVLTLLEAEPPNVLVSRPSKPFTEASMMMSLTKLADKELVHMIGWAKKIPGFIDLSLYDQVRLLESCWMEVLMVGLMWRSIDHPGKLIFAPDLVLDRDEGKCVEGILEIFDMLLAMTSRFRELKLQHKEYLCVKAMILLNSSMFPLSAEEPESNRKLHHLLNVVTDALVWVIAKSGIPSQQQTTRLANLLMLLSHIRHASNKGMEHLLSMKCKNVVPVYDLLLEMLNAHTLRGQRKPPVTHPEFGPLEQMETGDSLQNGAAQ; encoded by the exons ATGAGGTCAAAAAAG GATGAATATTTAAACAACAGTCTTCAGTCTTGCTTCAAAATGTCCCTGTGTGCATCTTCTCACAAGGACTTTTCTCAGTTGCTGCCACTTCAGGATATTGGatgcaataaaacagaaattaaaaactcaCCCGCTGGTATCATGTCTCCAGTTCCCTACAGCTGTAATCAGTCCACATTGACAGCAGAACACAGTCCAGTCTATGTTCCCTCATCTTACATGGAAAACAGACATGAATATTCTGCAATGGCATTCTGCAGTCCTGCAATGATGAGTTACAACATTACCAGCCATTTTGGTGATTCAGAGAGTGCATCTGTGAGGCAAGCATCAAGCCCCAGTGCATTATGGTCTGCTCCTGGCCATGCCTCCCCCCTGACATTGCATTGTCAGTCATCACTTCTGTATGCAGAGCAGCCAAAGAGTCCGTGGTATGAAGCAAGACCGATGGAGCCAGTGCTACCTCTGACCAG agaaccattaaaaagaaaaactaatggCAATGACTGTACAAGCCCAATTGCAAATAATCCTGGCTCAAAAAGGGATGCCCACTTCTGTGCAGTCTGCAGTGACTATGCTTCAGGATACCACTATGGGGTCTGGTCATGTGAAGGCTGCAAAGCATTCTTTAAAAGAAGTATTCAAG GACATAACGATTACATCTGCCCAGCTACCAATCAATGCACAATAGACAAAAACAGGCGCAAAAGCTGCCAAGCGTGCCGGCTGCGGAAATGTTATGAAGTGGGAATGATGAAATGTG GCTCAAGAAGGGAACGTTGTGGATATCGGATCCTGCGTAGCCATCGTAATTCAGAAGATCAGGTGCATTGCATTGGCAAAGCCAAGAAATACAATGAGACGGCAACCCGCGTAAAAGAGATCCTGCTCAGCACAGTCAGTCCGGAGCAGTTTGTTTTAACACTACTTGAAGCGGAGCCTCCCAATGTGTTGGTGAGTCGTCCCAGCAAACCATTCACGGAGGCCTCCATGATGATGTCCCTGACAAAACTGGCAGACAAAGAGCTGGTTCACATGATTGGTTGGGCCAAAAAAATTCCTG GCTTCATTGATCTCAGCCTTTATGACCAAGTAAGACTCTTGGAGAGCTGCTGGATGGAAGTTTTAATGGTTGGTTTGATGTGGAGATCAATTGACCATCCTGGGAAACTAATTTTTGCACCAGACCTTGTACTAGACAG GGATGAGGGGAAATGCGTAGAGGGAATTTTGGAGATCTTTGATATGCTCCTGGCCATGACCTCAAGGTTCCGAGAGCTGAAACTCCAGCACAAGGAGTATCTGTGTGTCAAGGCAATGATCCTCCTCAATTCCA GCATGTTTCCCTTGTCAGCAGAAGAACCTGAAAGCAACAGGAAGCTGCATCACCTGCTTAATGTAGTCACCGATGCTTTGGTGTGGGTTATTGCAAAGAGTGGAATCCCCTCGCAGCAGCAGACAACTCGTCTGGCCAATTTGTTGATGCTCCTCTCTCACATCAGACACGCAAG tAACAAGGGAATGGAGCATCTCCTCAGCATGAAGTGTAAAAATGTGGTCCCAGTGTATGACTTGCTGCTGGAGATGTTGAATGCGCACACTCTCCGAGGGCAAAGGAAGCCCCCAGTCACACATCCCGAATTTGGCCCGTTAGAACAAATGGAGACTGGGGACAGTCTGCAAAACGGGGCAGCCCAGTAA
- the ESR2 gene encoding estrogen receptor beta isoform X4 — protein sequence MSLCASSHKDFSQLLPLQDIGCNKTEIKNSPAGIMSPVPYSCNQSTLTAEHSPVYVPSSYMENRHEYSAMAFCSPAMMSYNITSHFGDSESASVRQASSPSALWSAPGHASPLTLHCQSSLLYAEQPKSPWYEARPMEPVLPLTREPLKRKTNGNDCTSPIANNPGSKRDAHFCAVCSDYASGYHYGVWSCEGCKAFFKRSIQGHNDYICPATNQCTIDKNRRKSCQACRLRKCYEVGMMKCGSRRERCGYRILRSHRNSEDQVHCIGKAKKYNETATRVKEILLSTVSPEQFVLTLLEAEPPNVLVSRPSKPFTEASMMMSLTKLADKELVHMIGWAKKIPGFIDLSLYDQVRLLESCWMEVLMVGLMWRSIDHPGKLIFAPDLVLDRDEGKCVEGILEIFDMLLAMTSRFRELKLQHKEYLCVKAMILLNSSMFPLSAEEPESNRKLHHLLNVVTDALVWVIAKSGIPSQQQTTRLANLLMLLSHIRHASNKGMEHLLSMKCKNVVPVYDLLLEMLNAHTLRGQRKPPVTHPEFGPLEQMETGDSLQNGAAQ from the exons ATGTCCCTGTGTGCATCTTCTCACAAGGACTTTTCTCAGTTGCTGCCACTTCAGGATATTGGatgcaataaaacagaaattaaaaactcaCCCGCTGGTATCATGTCTCCAGTTCCCTACAGCTGTAATCAGTCCACATTGACAGCAGAACACAGTCCAGTCTATGTTCCCTCATCTTACATGGAAAACAGACATGAATATTCTGCAATGGCATTCTGCAGTCCTGCAATGATGAGTTACAACATTACCAGCCATTTTGGTGATTCAGAGAGTGCATCTGTGAGGCAAGCATCAAGCCCCAGTGCATTATGGTCTGCTCCTGGCCATGCCTCCCCCCTGACATTGCATTGTCAGTCATCACTTCTGTATGCAGAGCAGCCAAAGAGTCCGTGGTATGAAGCAAGACCGATGGAGCCAGTGCTACCTCTGACCAG agaaccattaaaaagaaaaactaatggCAATGACTGTACAAGCCCAATTGCAAATAATCCTGGCTCAAAAAGGGATGCCCACTTCTGTGCAGTCTGCAGTGACTATGCTTCAGGATACCACTATGGGGTCTGGTCATGTGAAGGCTGCAAAGCATTCTTTAAAAGAAGTATTCAAG GACATAACGATTACATCTGCCCAGCTACCAATCAATGCACAATAGACAAAAACAGGCGCAAAAGCTGCCAAGCGTGCCGGCTGCGGAAATGTTATGAAGTGGGAATGATGAAATGTG GCTCAAGAAGGGAACGTTGTGGATATCGGATCCTGCGTAGCCATCGTAATTCAGAAGATCAGGTGCATTGCATTGGCAAAGCCAAGAAATACAATGAGACGGCAACCCGCGTAAAAGAGATCCTGCTCAGCACAGTCAGTCCGGAGCAGTTTGTTTTAACACTACTTGAAGCGGAGCCTCCCAATGTGTTGGTGAGTCGTCCCAGCAAACCATTCACGGAGGCCTCCATGATGATGTCCCTGACAAAACTGGCAGACAAAGAGCTGGTTCACATGATTGGTTGGGCCAAAAAAATTCCTG GCTTCATTGATCTCAGCCTTTATGACCAAGTAAGACTCTTGGAGAGCTGCTGGATGGAAGTTTTAATGGTTGGTTTGATGTGGAGATCAATTGACCATCCTGGGAAACTAATTTTTGCACCAGACCTTGTACTAGACAG GGATGAGGGGAAATGCGTAGAGGGAATTTTGGAGATCTTTGATATGCTCCTGGCCATGACCTCAAGGTTCCGAGAGCTGAAACTCCAGCACAAGGAGTATCTGTGTGTCAAGGCAATGATCCTCCTCAATTCCA GCATGTTTCCCTTGTCAGCAGAAGAACCTGAAAGCAACAGGAAGCTGCATCACCTGCTTAATGTAGTCACCGATGCTTTGGTGTGGGTTATTGCAAAGAGTGGAATCCCCTCGCAGCAGCAGACAACTCGTCTGGCCAATTTGTTGATGCTCCTCTCTCACATCAGACACGCAAG tAACAAGGGAATGGAGCATCTCCTCAGCATGAAGTGTAAAAATGTGGTCCCAGTGTATGACTTGCTGCTGGAGATGTTGAATGCGCACACTCTCCGAGGGCAAAGGAAGCCCCCAGTCACACATCCCGAATTTGGCCCGTTAGAACAAATGGAGACTGGGGACAGTCTGCAAAACGGGGCAGCCCAGTAA